In Garciella nitratireducens DSM 15102, a single window of DNA contains:
- a CDS encoding sigma-54-dependent Fis family transcriptional regulator gives MFNHYNRDQIRIAWNKFLNEEPLEECTIRKEILDSWIRSKNYGVNWEYIEKKVLDKKELSRRIYFHKDMVDIALSVMETIYDTVKHSGFLVVLTDEEGYVLKIIGDEDIFTQAQAQENILIEGANRSEKYIGTNGIGISICKDIPIQVWADEHYYKPHRNWACSAAPIHDLKGNIIGCLNLSGPWDKAHPHSLGMVVAGVKAIEKQMQIQNAYHQIQVYNNQLNSIINSIPYGTICFNHDGIITQINNLAISIFHLKNEKIIGEDIDEIFKYNKKILDLKSINSNIYDKELMIETKSKNVRCSVSITIVKDSNGNKNGFVLTIKENKFVHKLINKMTTSFAEYSFDDIMGNSQVMKQTKRLARIASESDSTVLLLGESGTGKELFAQSIHNNSARSQNPFIALNCGALPRSLIESELFGYEGGAFTGAKKEGRPGKFELANGGTIFLDEIGDLPLDIQVTLLRVLQNREVTRIGGTKNIKINVRVIAATNKNLEELIKNKMFREDLYYRLNVLSINIPPLRKRGEDIKHLANFFLSKYNQKLMKQIMGFEEEVYKIFLSYNWPGNVRELENVVERAVNIADHNLITIYDLPIKLQKNFKELNPVQNKNQIISDLDNQNIKSFNLKELEMQAIIGALKKHNGNVKKASEELGIGRRTIYRKFNEYNIDYTLYRTN, from the coding sequence TTGTTTAACCACTACAATAGAGATCAAATAAGAATTGCTTGGAATAAGTTCTTAAATGAGGAGCCTTTGGAAGAATGTACTATCAGAAAAGAAATTTTAGATTCCTGGATTCGCTCTAAAAATTATGGGGTCAATTGGGAATATATCGAAAAAAAAGTTTTAGATAAGAAAGAATTATCCCGTAGAATTTATTTCCATAAAGACATGGTAGATATCGCTCTTTCTGTAATGGAAACGATTTATGATACCGTAAAGCATTCTGGATTCTTAGTAGTATTAACCGATGAAGAGGGATATGTTCTTAAAATTATAGGAGATGAAGATATTTTTACTCAAGCACAAGCCCAAGAAAATATCTTAATAGAAGGAGCAAATAGAAGCGAAAAATATATCGGAACCAATGGAATTGGTATAAGTATATGTAAAGATATTCCTATACAAGTGTGGGCAGACGAACATTATTACAAACCTCATAGAAATTGGGCTTGTTCTGCAGCTCCTATCCATGATTTAAAGGGAAATATTATAGGTTGCCTCAATCTCTCTGGTCCATGGGATAAAGCACATCCTCATAGCTTAGGTATGGTGGTTGCCGGAGTAAAAGCCATTGAAAAACAGATGCAAATTCAAAATGCTTATCATCAAATACAAGTTTATAATAATCAATTAAATTCCATCATAAATTCTATTCCTTATGGAACAATTTGTTTTAATCATGATGGCATTATTACACAAATCAACAACTTGGCAATTTCTATATTCCATTTAAAAAATGAAAAAATAATTGGGGAAGATATCGATGAAATATTCAAATATAATAAAAAAATCTTAGATTTAAAATCTATCAATTCCAATATATACGACAAAGAATTAATGATAGAAACTAAAAGCAAAAATGTGAGATGCTCTGTTTCTATTACTATTGTAAAAGACTCCAATGGAAATAAAAATGGATTCGTACTTACTATAAAAGAAAATAAGTTTGTGCATAAACTCATCAACAAGATGACTACTTCCTTTGCTGAATATTCTTTTGATGATATTATGGGAAACTCACAAGTTATGAAACAAACAAAACGACTTGCTAGAATTGCCTCAGAAAGTGACTCTACAGTCCTTCTTTTAGGAGAAAGTGGTACAGGAAAAGAATTATTTGCTCAATCCATTCATAATAATAGTGCTCGTTCTCAAAATCCATTTATTGCACTGAATTGTGGTGCTCTCCCAAGAAGTCTAATAGAAAGCGAATTATTTGGATACGAAGGTGGTGCCTTTACAGGTGCAAAAAAAGAAGGACGGCCTGGTAAATTTGAATTGGCAAATGGAGGAACTATTTTTCTAGATGAAATTGGAGATTTGCCTTTAGACATTCAAGTTACTTTATTGCGAGTATTGCAGAATAGAGAAGTTACCAGAATTGGAGGGACAAAAAATATCAAAATTAATGTCAGAGTCATTGCAGCAACCAATAAAAATTTAGAAGAATTGATTAAAAATAAAATGTTTCGGGAAGATTTGTATTATCGACTCAATGTTCTTTCTATCAACATTCCTCCTTTAAGAAAACGTGGTGAAGATATCAAACATTTAGCAAATTTCTTCTTATCAAAATATAATCAAAAACTCATGAAACAAATAATGGGTTTTGAAGAAGAAGTATATAAAATCTTTTTATCTTATAATTGGCCAGGAAATGTCCGTGAACTAGAAAATGTAGTAGAAAGAGCTGTAAATATTGCTGATCATAATCTTATAACCATTTATGATTTACCCATAAAGCTTCAAAAAAATTTTAAAGAGTTAAACCCAGTTCAGAACAAAAATCAAATCATCTCAGATCTAGATAATCAAAATATAAAATCTTTTAATCTAAAAGAACTAGAAATGCAAGCTATCATCGGTGCTTTAAAAAAACATAATGGAAATGTAAAAAAAGCATCAGAAGAATTAGGAATCGGCAGAAGAACCATCTATAGAAAATTTAACGAATATAATATTGATTATACTCTTTATCGCACCAATTAA
- a CDS encoding PTS mannose/fructose/sorbose transporter subunit IIC → MSIIQIILIFIVACICGAGSVLDEFQTHRPLIACTLIGLILGDLKTGVIIGGTLEMMALGWMNIGAAMAPDAALASIISTILVINGKQTIGTGIAVAIPIAAAGQVLTIFARTLSVGLQHKADAYARQGNLRGIDLMHLSGLFIQALRVAIPSLLVAMFVGTGVVQSFLNAIPDWITGGLQVAGGFIVVVGYAMVINMMEAKHLMPFFFLGFVIAAFTNFNLVAFGVLGTVMAIIYIQLNPKYNMPKVSLSNNTIGATKNLDNELDDELDD, encoded by the coding sequence ATAAGTATAATTCAAATCATATTAATTTTTATAGTTGCATGTATTTGTGGTGCAGGCAGTGTCTTGGATGAATTTCAAACACATAGACCATTAATTGCATGTACACTTATCGGACTTATTTTAGGGGATTTAAAAACAGGTGTTATTATTGGTGGAACTCTAGAAATGATGGCTTTAGGATGGATGAATATAGGTGCTGCAATGGCTCCTGATGCGGCATTAGCTAGTATTATTTCAACGATATTAGTGATAAATGGAAAACAAACAATTGGTACAGGGATTGCCGTTGCAATTCCAATCGCTGCTGCAGGGCAAGTATTGACAATATTTGCGAGAACTCTATCAGTCGGTTTGCAACATAAAGCGGATGCTTATGCTAGACAAGGAAATCTTAGAGGAATAGATTTAATGCATTTAAGTGGCCTTTTTATTCAAGCATTACGTGTAGCCATTCCGTCTTTGCTTGTTGCTATGTTTGTTGGAACAGGTGTAGTGCAATCTTTTTTAAATGCGATACCGGATTGGATAACTGGGGGACTTCAAGTAGCAGGAGGATTTATCGTTGTTGTTGGATATGCAATGGTTATCAATATGATGGAAGCGAAACATTTAATGCCTTTTTTCTTTTTAGGATTTGTAATAGCTGCATTTACAAACTTTAATTTGGTTGCTTTTGGAGTACTTGGGACAGTAATGGCTATAATATATATTCAATTAAATCCAAAATATAATATGCCTAAGGTTTCTCTATCCAATAATACTATAGGGGCTACTAAGAACTTAGATAATGAGCTAGATGATGAATTAGATGATTAA
- the manZ gene encoding PTS mannose transporter subunit IID has product MGVKIKESNKKVTLTKKDLRSVFIRSNLHQASWNFERMQALGYCFAMVPVIRRLYKGEERKAAIKRHLEFFNTQPFVTAPILGVTAAMEEEKANGASIDDGAINGIKIGLMGPLAGVGDPIFWGTLRPVVAALGASIALTGSIAGPILFFILFNTIRLAIRWIGVNYGYKKGTDVVKDMSGNKLQKLTEGASILGLFVMGALVSKWTTVNIPLEISTITMQDGSVEVTTVQDILNQLMPGLVPLLLTFFCMKLLKKKISPIWIIFGLFAVGIIGFATGILK; this is encoded by the coding sequence ATGGGTGTAAAAATAAAAGAGTCAAATAAGAAAGTAACATTAACGAAAAAAGATTTAAGAAGTGTGTTTATACGTTCTAACCTTCATCAAGCTTCTTGGAATTTTGAAAGAATGCAAGCTTTAGGTTATTGTTTTGCTATGGTTCCTGTGATAAGAAGATTGTATAAAGGGGAAGAGAGAAAAGCGGCAATAAAAAGACATCTTGAGTTTTTTAATACGCAGCCTTTTGTAACGGCTCCTATACTTGGAGTAACTGCTGCCATGGAAGAAGAAAAAGCAAATGGAGCTTCCATTGATGATGGTGCTATAAATGGGATAAAAATAGGACTTATGGGACCTTTAGCAGGAGTGGGAGATCCAATCTTTTGGGGAACATTAAGACCAGTAGTTGCAGCATTAGGAGCTTCTATAGCTTTAACAGGAAGTATTGCAGGACCTATATTGTTTTTTATATTATTTAATACAATACGTCTAGCTATCAGATGGATTGGTGTAAATTATGGATATAAAAAGGGTACAGATGTCGTGAAAGATATGAGTGGTAATAAGTTACAGAAATTAACAGAAGGAGCTTCTATACTAGGATTATTTGTAATGGGTGCTCTAGTTTCTAAATGGACTACTGTAAATATTCCTTTAGAAATATCTACAATAACTATGCAGGACGGTAGTGTCGAAGTAACCACCGTTCAAGATATTTTAAATCAATTGATGCCTGGTTTAGTTCCATTATTATTAACATTTTTTTGTATGAAACTTTTAAAGAAGAAAATAAGTCCTATTTGGATAATTTTTGGATTATTTGCAGTAGGAATTATTGGTTTTGCTACAGGAATATTAAAGTAA
- a CDS encoding HAD family hydrolase yields the protein MTIKLVIFDMDGTIVSTAESYMYSMNLVLKQEGLPEHDLNNYIKWMGGGFRNLTMKALPESKRREEYIDKLTKKMDDTYGKYWDYHLRVYDGIYDLMDELVKKGILLAINTNKMDDKAKKIVKKLFHQYHFVEVIGKKEGIPNKPNPFAAKKIMEKAKATPKETMYVGDSQYDIETAINAEAIPVAVKWGYREEHVLQKAKYLLNHPIELLEYIE from the coding sequence ATGACTATTAAACTAGTAATATTTGATATGGATGGAACCATTGTAAGCACAGCAGAAAGTTATATGTATTCTATGAATTTGGTATTAAAGCAAGAGGGGTTACCAGAGCATGATTTAAACAACTATATCAAATGGATGGGAGGAGGGTTTCGAAATTTAACTATGAAGGCTCTTCCTGAGTCCAAAAGAAGGGAAGAATATATTGATAAGTTAACTAAAAAGATGGATGATACCTATGGAAAATATTGGGATTATCATTTAAGAGTATATGATGGAATCTATGATCTGATGGATGAATTGGTAAAAAAAGGGATTTTATTAGCCATCAATACTAATAAAATGGATGATAAAGCAAAAAAGATAGTAAAAAAGCTTTTTCATCAGTATCATTTTGTAGAAGTGATAGGGAAAAAAGAAGGGATCCCTAATAAACCTAATCCCTTTGCAGCTAAGAAGATTATGGAAAAAGCAAAAGCAACGCCTAAAGAAACCATGTATGTAGGAGATAGTCAATATGATATAGAAACGGCTATTAATGCAGAAGCCATTCCTGTAGCAGTTAAATGGGGATATCGAGAGGAACATGTTTTACAAAAAGCGAAGTATTTATTAAATCATCCTATAGAACTTTTAGAATATATTGAATAA